The following are from one region of the Populus trichocarpa isolate Nisqually-1 chromosome 8, P.trichocarpa_v4.1, whole genome shotgun sequence genome:
- the LOC7471076 gene encoding pentatricopeptide repeat-containing protein At3g06430, chloroplastic isoform X1: MSLSFSSSLLPSPLPHNKNTPKHKTHQQLQQSQNPLHTHKLLLRCAFTSAATALPSSSSPKKKHWKQGEFPGITDTSVPRRTAIKNIKKKLDRKNKAKAWVNTVAEALTDCVLKKQWLQALQMFEMLKEQPFYQPKEATYMKLLVLLGRCGQPQRAHQIFDEMIEEGIEPTSEFYTALLAAYCRNNLIEEGFSIINQMKTVPRCQPDVYTYSTLLKACVDASRFELIDILYQEMDERLISPNTVTQNIVLSGFGKVGMYDQMERVLSGMLESKTCKPDVWTMNIILSVFGNKGHVDLMERWYEKFRNFGIEPETRTFNILIGAYGKKRMYDNMSSVMEYMRKLQFPWTTSTYNNVIEAFADVGDAKNMEYTFDQMRAEDMKADTKTFCCLINGYANAGLFHKVISSVQLAAKFEIPENTSLYKAVISACAKADDLVEMERVFKQMKDKQCLPDSRTYSIMVEAYRKEGMNDKIYYLEQEKQKMIANGALSD, translated from the exons ATGtctctctccttctcctctTCACTCCTCCCCTCCCCTCTCCCTCACAACAAAAACACCCCTAAACACAAAACCCATCAACAACTGCAACAAAGCCAAAACCCTCTTCACACTCACAAACTTCTTCTCCGATGTGCATTTACCTCTGCTGCTACTGCACTAccttcttcatcttctcctAAAAAGAAGCATTGGAAACAAGGTGAATTCCCTGGAATAACTGACACTTCAGTTCCCAGGAGAACcgcaataaaaaacatcaagaagaaATTAGACCGCAAGAACAAAGCCAAGGCTTGGGTCAATACTGTAGCTGAAGCTTTAACTGATTGCGTTCTCAAGAAACAATGGCTCCAAGCACTTCAG ATGTTTGAGATGCTAAAGGAACAACCTTTTTATCAACCAAAGGAAGCTACATACATGAAACTCTTGGTACTCTTGGGGAGATGTGGTCAGCCTCAACGTGCCCACCAAATTTTCGACGAAATGATTGAAGAAGGAATAGAACCCACATCTGAATTTTACACTGCGTTGCTTGCAGCTTATTGTCGAAACAATCTTATCGAGGAGGGTTTCTCAATTATTAACCAGATGAAGACTGTCCCTCGTTGCCAGCCTGATGTTTACACTTACAGTACTTTACTTAAAGCTTGTGTTGATGCTTCGAGATTTGAGTTAATTGACATTTTGTATCAAGAAATGGATGAAAGATTGATAAGTCCAAACACAGTCACGCAGAATATAGTTTTGAGCGGATTTGGGAAGGTGGGGATGTATGATCAGATGGAGAGAGTGTTATCTGGGATGTTAGAGAGCAAGACATGTAAACCAGATGTTTGGACTATGAATATAATTCTTAGTGTGTTTGGTAATAAGGGTCATGTTGATTTGATGGAGAGATGGTATGAAAAGTTTAGAAATTTTGGAATTGAGCCAGAAACTCGCACtttcaatattttgattggtGCATATGGGAAGAAACGGATGTATGATAACATGTCATCAGTGATGGAATACATGCGCAAGCTTCAGTTTCCGTGGACGACTTCTACTTACAATAATGTTATTGAGGCTTTTGCAGATGTGGGGGATGCAAAAAACATGGAGTATACATTTGATCAAATGCGTGCAGAGGATATGAAAGCAGATACAAAGACATTCTGTTGCCTTATTAATGGATATGCCAATGCGGGTCTATTCCATAAGGTCATTAGCAGTGTCCAGTTGGCTGCAAAGTTTGAGATACCGGAGAATACATCATTGTATAAGGCAGTTATATCTGCGTGTGCAAAGGCAGATGATTTGGTAGAGATGGAGAGAGTTTTTAAGCAGATGAAAGATAAGCAATGCCTCCCTGATTCCAGAACCTACTCTATCATGGTTGAAGCATATAGAAAGGAAGGTATGAATGACAAGATCTACTATTTGGAGCAGGAGAAACAAAAGATGATTGCCAATGGTGCTTTAAGTGATTAG
- the LOC7471076 gene encoding pentatricopeptide repeat-containing protein At3g06430, chloroplastic isoform X2: MSLSFSSSLLPSPLPHNKNTPKHKTHQQLQQSQNPLHTHKLLLRCAFTSAATALPSSSSPKKKHWKQGEFPGITDTSVPRRTAIKNIKKKLDRKNKAKAWVNTVAEALTDCVLKKQWLQALQEATYMKLLVLLGRCGQPQRAHQIFDEMIEEGIEPTSEFYTALLAAYCRNNLIEEGFSIINQMKTVPRCQPDVYTYSTLLKACVDASRFELIDILYQEMDERLISPNTVTQNIVLSGFGKVGMYDQMERVLSGMLESKTCKPDVWTMNIILSVFGNKGHVDLMERWYEKFRNFGIEPETRTFNILIGAYGKKRMYDNMSSVMEYMRKLQFPWTTSTYNNVIEAFADVGDAKNMEYTFDQMRAEDMKADTKTFCCLINGYANAGLFHKVISSVQLAAKFEIPENTSLYKAVISACAKADDLVEMERVFKQMKDKQCLPDSRTYSIMVEAYRKEGMNDKIYYLEQEKQKMIANGALSD; this comes from the exons ATGtctctctccttctcctctTCACTCCTCCCCTCCCCTCTCCCTCACAACAAAAACACCCCTAAACACAAAACCCATCAACAACTGCAACAAAGCCAAAACCCTCTTCACACTCACAAACTTCTTCTCCGATGTGCATTTACCTCTGCTGCTACTGCACTAccttcttcatcttctcctAAAAAGAAGCATTGGAAACAAGGTGAATTCCCTGGAATAACTGACACTTCAGTTCCCAGGAGAACcgcaataaaaaacatcaagaagaaATTAGACCGCAAGAACAAAGCCAAGGCTTGGGTCAATACTGTAGCTGAAGCTTTAACTGATTGCGTTCTCAAGAAACAATGGCTCCAAGCACTTCAG GAAGCTACATACATGAAACTCTTGGTACTCTTGGGGAGATGTGGTCAGCCTCAACGTGCCCACCAAATTTTCGACGAAATGATTGAAGAAGGAATAGAACCCACATCTGAATTTTACACTGCGTTGCTTGCAGCTTATTGTCGAAACAATCTTATCGAGGAGGGTTTCTCAATTATTAACCAGATGAAGACTGTCCCTCGTTGCCAGCCTGATGTTTACACTTACAGTACTTTACTTAAAGCTTGTGTTGATGCTTCGAGATTTGAGTTAATTGACATTTTGTATCAAGAAATGGATGAAAGATTGATAAGTCCAAACACAGTCACGCAGAATATAGTTTTGAGCGGATTTGGGAAGGTGGGGATGTATGATCAGATGGAGAGAGTGTTATCTGGGATGTTAGAGAGCAAGACATGTAAACCAGATGTTTGGACTATGAATATAATTCTTAGTGTGTTTGGTAATAAGGGTCATGTTGATTTGATGGAGAGATGGTATGAAAAGTTTAGAAATTTTGGAATTGAGCCAGAAACTCGCACtttcaatattttgattggtGCATATGGGAAGAAACGGATGTATGATAACATGTCATCAGTGATGGAATACATGCGCAAGCTTCAGTTTCCGTGGACGACTTCTACTTACAATAATGTTATTGAGGCTTTTGCAGATGTGGGGGATGCAAAAAACATGGAGTATACATTTGATCAAATGCGTGCAGAGGATATGAAAGCAGATACAAAGACATTCTGTTGCCTTATTAATGGATATGCCAATGCGGGTCTATTCCATAAGGTCATTAGCAGTGTCCAGTTGGCTGCAAAGTTTGAGATACCGGAGAATACATCATTGTATAAGGCAGTTATATCTGCGTGTGCAAAGGCAGATGATTTGGTAGAGATGGAGAGAGTTTTTAAGCAGATGAAAGATAAGCAATGCCTCCCTGATTCCAGAACCTACTCTATCATGGTTGAAGCATATAGAAAGGAAGGTATGAATGACAAGATCTACTATTTGGAGCAGGAGAAACAAAAGATGATTGCCAATGGTGCTTTAAGTGATTAG